A stretch of Argiope bruennichi chromosome 10, qqArgBrue1.1, whole genome shotgun sequence DNA encodes these proteins:
- the LOC129988292 gene encoding cuticle protein 10.9-like: MSLLAIILLLFSIFNAIYSGPAPVVPVAQIPQPYGFGYEFGDGLGMTQHRSETADTAGIVRGRYGFRDPQGLYRNVEYIADSNGYRAVIRSNEPGAASQNTADAVFIVQPPPPAVVAQALRRPVTVVAVKK; the protein is encoded by the coding sequence ATGTCTCTTCTAGCAATAATCCTACTACTCTTCAGTATTTTCAACGCTATCTACAGCGGACCAGCCCCTGTTGTTCCTGTAGCTCAAATTCCGCAGCCTTACGGATTCGGATACGAATTTGGAGACGGTCTGGGCATGACCCAACACCGTTCTGAGACGGCCGATACCGCAGGTATAGTTAGGGGACGCTACGGTTTCAGAGACCCTCAAGGATTGTACCGAAACGTAGAGTACATTGCTGACTCGAATGGATACAGAGCTGTAATCCGAAGCAACGAACCGGGAGCGGCCAGTCAAAATACTGCAGATGCCGTGTTTATTGTACAGCCACCACCACCAGCTGTGGTGGCGCAAGCCCTGAGGCGTCCCGTAACAGTGGTAGCTGTTAAAAAATGA